The region GGCAAGGCGATGCCGAACATTCGTCCGGAAAGCAAGCGCTTTGTCAGCGCGGGATTTGAGTTCTTCCCCGGACGCGTGGAGTGTTCGATCGACATCTACCGCATCAAGGCGGACGAGGAGCTCCGAAAACTTCCAAGAAAGCTCGATGCGCGCATCGCCCGCTATGCCGGCGAAAAACCACTGGCGCTCGTAACAGCCGCTTTCGACAGCACCGCCGCTTCGCAGATGGTCCGAAAAATATCAAATAACACCCTGAACGGCATCGCCGAACGTTTTGACCACGATCTCAACTACCCTTTCACGGATGCAGTAAAGCTCCTCAAAGGCGACTGCCTCGCATCCATCACCAAGCTCGATCTTGACAGGAAACACTACGAATTTTTTGCAGCATTCACCTGTGATGCTCCTGGCATGACAAAGCTCCTTAACCTCATCGCGGATAAGGGCGTGCTGGAACACATGACGACGAACAACACCGGCTACTACATGCTCGTATCCGAGGAGCCGGGTTTCGAGCTCGTGTATTTCATCGTCCGCGGCGACATCCTTTTCATCTCCACACCGGGCAGAAAGGACGTTCTCTTCGGAGCAGAACCGAAGGACCTCCCCTCCCCGGGATCGATGCATGCCATGACGGAGAACAGCGTCCACATCGCACTGAATATCGATGCCCTGCTGGATGCGTTCATCAGCGGCGGCACCGTCGATGCAGCGCTCGGGGCGCAGGCGGCGCGCGGCAAGCTCATGACACTTGCCATAAGCGCCGCGATGACACAGGACCGAACGGTCGCATCGACCGTTCGCGCCGGACTCGCCGACCCATCCATCAACGCGCTCACGCAGGTATTATCATGGATTGATGCCGTGTTCACCGATCTTAGCCCGTCACAATCAAAAAGGCGGAGAAACGAATAGCCGGGTCGAATTCATCATGCAAGAGAAATGCAACCACAGAGAAAAAGCAGGAGAACACAGAGATAGAGCGGGAATTGGTTTTCACCCAACGGGTGTCTTTTTATCTTCTCTCTGTCTTTTCTCAGCTTTTTCTCGGTGATCTCTGTGGCTTTTCTTTACCCTTACGTAAGGATGTGGGTTAGGAAATTCGCTTGACTTTTCGCCTATTTCCGCATATAATCGCAGGCCTAAATACTCTCAGGTGCATTAGAAGAACGCATGCTTGAAGGACTGACAAAAAGTATAACCGGCGCGCTTTCCGCGCTCGGCGGCAGGAAAAGGCTGACTGAGAAGCAGCTTACTGATGCTGTCGCGCTCATAAAGGACGCGCTCATCGCCTCCGACGTGAACACCGAAGTGGCCGAAAAGTTCACCGCATCCGTGCTCAAGCGTGCTGTCGGCACCGATGTGCTCGAAGGCGTCAACCCGAGCGAGCAGTTCATCGCCATTGTCCACGAAGAGCTTGCTGCAATGATAGGCGGCTCCGAAGAAAAGCCCGGCCTCTCGCTCCTTCCCGATGAAAAACTTTCCATAGTGCTCCTTTTCGGGCTGCAGGGCTCAGGGAAAACAACGACGGCGGCAAAGCTCGCCGCACACTATAAGAAAAGCAAACGCGTCATGCTCGTCGGTCTCGATGTGCATCGCCCCGCCGCCATGGAACAGCTTGCCACGCTCGCAGAACAGGCGGGCGTCCGCTGTCATATTGAAAAGCAGGAAGACAAGGCACATAAGATATTGAAAAAATCGCTCTTTGTCGCAAAGAAAGAAACTATCAATCTGCTCATCGTCGATACCGCCGGACGCCTCGAACTTGACGATGCGATGATGCAGGAACTGAAACGCGTGGCGAACACCGTGGAAAGCACGGAAAAGCTCCTCGTCGTCGATTCGACGGCAGGACAGAGCGTATTCAATACCGCGAAAGCGTTCCGCGATGCGGTCGGCATTACCGGCGTCATTATGACAAAATACGATTCGGATGCCAGGGGCGGGAGCGCGCTCTCGCTTAAATATGCCGCCGGCACGCGTGTGAAATTCATCGGCACCGGCGAGCACCTCGAGGACTTCGACGAATTCGACGCCGAACGTGTCGCATCGCGCATGCTCGGCATGGGCGACGTCGTCAAGCTCGTGAAGAAAGCGGAAGCGGCCATCGATCAGAAAAAAGCCGAAGAGATGATGAAGAACATCATCGAGAACAATTTCAGCTTCAATGATTATCTCACACAGATCGATTCGACGATGTCCATGGGCGGACTTTCGAAGATAATGGCCATGCTCCCCGGCACGCATGACCTCCCCGACGACATGATGGGCGAACAGGAAAAGCAGATACGCCGTTTCAAGGCGATAATACAATCGATGACGAAAAAAGAGCGGCTTGCCATTTTTCCGCTCAACAATTCCCGCGTCGTACGCATCGCCAAGGGAAGCGGCACATCGGTGTATGAAGTGAACCGCCTGCTCAAGCAATTCAACACCATGCGCAGCATGATGGGCAGCAGGAAGAAAATGGACCGCATGATGGCGGGGCTCGAGCGCATGGGCGTCGATATGAACAGCATGGACGCGAACGCATTTGAAAGGACTATGAAGTGATTTTTCATAGAGATATTCCAACGGAGGAACTTTCGTGGTAAGAATCAGACTCAAACGCATCGGGCGCAAACATCAGCCGCATTACCGCATCGTAGTGACCGACTCCCGGAGCCCTCGGGACGGACGCTTCATCGCGGAACTCGGCTGGTTCGACCCGCGCTCGGCAACGGAACAGATCAAGATCGACGGCGAACTCGCCAAGTCGTGGATAGCCAAAGGCGCACAGCCGAGCGACACGGTATGGGGCATACTGGCCACTGCCGGCGTCATAGAAAAAACGCCGCAGACATCCACTCGCCCGCCGCTCAAGGTGCGCAAACCGGAAAAGCGCCGCTCGACGCGCCCGAAAGAGGCCGCCGCGGCAGCAGCATCGCCGGAAGCGGCACCTGCAGCGCCAGCGGCAGAAGAAAAGAAAGAAGAAGTAAAGGCATAACGCGCTCGGGAATGTCCGGTCCGTGTGCGCATGGAGAAATCGATGGAAGAGAAAGAACTGGTAGAATACCTTGCGAAACGGCTTGTCGATAAACCGGATGCCGTTTCGGTGAACGTTGTCGAGGATGACAAGGGTACCGTGCTCGAACTAACGGTAGCCCCGGACGATGTGGGCAAGGTCATCGGAAAGCGCGGGCGCATTGCACATGCGCTTAGAACACTGCTCTCCGCCTCGGGCATTAAGACCGGGCGGCGCGTGGCGCTCGATATCATCGACAATTGACGATGGACGGCTTTGTTGCGGTCGGCACCGTGGTGCGGCCGCAAGGGGTCCGCGGTGAACTGAAGGTAACGCCGTACGGCTCGCTTGACGATATACGTTTTCTGGCGAATGTGCGGAGGATATACCTGGTACGCGATGAGCGATCGAACGCGTACGACGTTGTATCGGTGAAATTCCTCACTGATGCAGCGGTTATCAAAGTAACGGGCATCGACGATATGAATGCCGCCGGAAAACTGACCGGCAGCACGGTCTCGGTAGGAGAAGGAGATTTCCCTCCCCTCCCGGCGGACAGCTATCATATCGATGATCTCATCGGAATGACGGTGGTCGATGAAAAGGGCATTGTGCGCGGAACGGTGGCGGGTATCATCCGCACGAAAGCGCATGATGTGCTTGAGGTGACAGGGCCGGAAAGAACGGTGAACATACCGTTCGTGAAGGCGATAGTCACGGTCGATACGGCCGCGAGGCGCATGACGGTGCGCGCTTCGGGGTTCTTCGCATGAGGATGCACCTGACGATACTGACATTGTTCCCGGACTTCTTCACCTCGCCGTTCGCGACGGGCGTGATAGACGGAGCACGGGAAGGCGATCTTTTACAGACTGACCTGGTGAATCTGCGTGAGTACGGCCTTACCCGTCACAGAAAATGCGACGATTACCCGTACGGCGGCGGACCCGGCATGGTGATGAGCGTAGAGCCGTTCGAGAAGTACTACCGTGCGAACCCGAAAAAGAAGGGCGAGCATGTCGTACTGTTGACGCCGACCGGAACACCCCTCACGCAGCCGATCGTAAAGCGATTGGCGGAGAAAGAACGGCTGACGTTCATCTGCGGACACTACGAGGGCGTCGATGGGCGTGTCGAATCGCGGTATGCCGACGAGGCGATATCTATCGGCGATTATGTCCTTTCCGGCGGAGAAGCGGCGGCCCTTGTCATCGTGGATGCGATGGTGCGCTATTTCGGCGTTATCGGCAACGATGCGTCAGTGCCCGGCGATACGTTCGAAGAACGCATGCATGGCCTTTTAGAGCACGAGCAGTACACGCGTCCCCCGTCATGCGAAAGCGGCGACGTGGATGCGGTGCTTAAGGGCGGGAATCACCGGGACATTGAAGCGTGGCGGCGCAGAAGGAGCGTCCTGCGCACATTTGAGTACCGAAGCGATCTTCTGGCGAAAGCGAAGCTTACCGCGGAAGATATACGGTATATATTCGAACATTTGAAGATAAAGGAGAAAGACAATGGATAAAATGATGGTAGTGAACAACGCACAGAAGAAGGAAGTCCCTGCGGTAAGCCCCGGGGACACGGTGCGTATGCACGTAAAGATCATCGAAGGCGACAAAGAGCGCGTGCAGCCCTTCGAAGGTGTTGTCATGTCGCTGAAGGGCAGCGGCCCCGGACGCACGGTAAAAGTGCGGAAGATCTCATACGGCATCGGCGTTGAGCGCACGTTCCTTCTACACTCGCCGCGCATCGAGAAGATAGAGATCGTACGCAGCGGGAAAGTACGCCGCGCGAAACTCTACTTCCTGCGCAACAAATCCGGCAAGAAATCGCGTCTCGTCGAGAAGCTCGGATTAAAGGTCACCGCGGTCGAGAACGCCGAAACAGAAGCAACGGCTCCTGCACCGGCTGAAAAACCTGCCGAAAAACCGGTTGAAGCGGCAGCTCCTGCGCCGGCTGAAAAAAAGG is a window of Spirochaetota bacterium DNA encoding:
- the trmD gene encoding tRNA (guanosine(37)-N1)-methyltransferase TrmD, whose protein sequence is MRMHLTILTLFPDFFTSPFATGVIDGAREGDLLQTDLVNLREYGLTRHRKCDDYPYGGGPGMVMSVEPFEKYYRANPKKKGEHVVLLTPTGTPLTQPIVKRLAEKERLTFICGHYEGVDGRVESRYADEAISIGDYVLSGGEAAALVIVDAMVRYFGVIGNDASVPGDTFEERMHGLLEHEQYTRPPSCESGDVDAVLKGGNHRDIEAWRRRRSVLRTFEYRSDLLAKAKLTAEDIRYIFEHLKIKEKDNG
- a CDS encoding KH domain-containing protein, with the translated sequence MEEKELVEYLAKRLVDKPDAVSVNVVEDDKGTVLELTVAPDDVGKVIGKRGRIAHALRTLLSASGIKTGRRVALDIIDN
- the rplS gene encoding 50S ribosomal protein L19, which produces MDKMMVVNNAQKKEVPAVSPGDTVRMHVKIIEGDKERVQPFEGVVMSLKGSGPGRTVKVRKISYGIGVERTFLLHSPRIEKIEIVRSGKVRRAKLYFLRNKSGKKSRLVEKLGLKVTAVENAETEATAPAPAEKPAEKPVEAAAPAPAEKKAEKKSAK
- a CDS encoding DUF4836 family protein produces the protein MRSFPIGIILSFVILSATLFGEMRHERFIPIDAPLVAMFSPSRCAEKAGESALTNNFIRKAFEEIEKLRIISIVTNPAAYGIDAHANAYIFITVATNAAKVAEVGLVLRLADSARAKMAFASFAGQNGMRILPRRGYSLIAGTGKGIAAGFTDDAFILLYSDRALEVELAFTLDAHIAAASEKNSLLADQRFRTAADRRTDIAIYSHLAFVTQLLFSPGKAMPNIRPESKRFVSAGFEFFPGRVECSIDIYRIKADEELRKLPRKLDARIARYAGEKPLALVTAAFDSTAASQMVRKISNNTLNGIAERFDHDLNYPFTDAVKLLKGDCLASITKLDLDRKHYEFFAAFTCDAPGMTKLLNLIADKGVLEHMTTNNTGYYMLVSEEPGFELVYFIVRGDILFISTPGRKDVLFGAEPKDLPSPGSMHAMTENSVHIALNIDALLDAFISGGTVDAALGAQAARGKLMTLAISAAMTQDRTVASTVRAGLADPSINALTQVLSWIDAVFTDLSPSQSKRRRNE
- the rpsP gene encoding 30S ribosomal protein S16, whose protein sequence is MVRIRLKRIGRKHQPHYRIVVTDSRSPRDGRFIAELGWFDPRSATEQIKIDGELAKSWIAKGAQPSDTVWGILATAGVIEKTPQTSTRPPLKVRKPEKRRSTRPKEAAAAAASPEAAPAAPAAEEKKEEVKA
- a CDS encoding signal recognition particle receptor subunit alpha, with the protein product MLEGLTKSITGALSALGGRKRLTEKQLTDAVALIKDALIASDVNTEVAEKFTASVLKRAVGTDVLEGVNPSEQFIAIVHEELAAMIGGSEEKPGLSLLPDEKLSIVLLFGLQGSGKTTTAAKLAAHYKKSKRVMLVGLDVHRPAAMEQLATLAEQAGVRCHIEKQEDKAHKILKKSLFVAKKETINLLIVDTAGRLELDDAMMQELKRVANTVESTEKLLVVDSTAGQSVFNTAKAFRDAVGITGVIMTKYDSDARGGSALSLKYAAGTRVKFIGTGEHLEDFDEFDAERVASRMLGMGDVVKLVKKAEAAIDQKKAEEMMKNIIENNFSFNDYLTQIDSTMSMGGLSKIMAMLPGTHDLPDDMMGEQEKQIRRFKAIIQSMTKKERLAIFPLNNSRVVRIAKGSGTSVYEVNRLLKQFNTMRSMMGSRKKMDRMMAGLERMGVDMNSMDANAFERTMK
- the rimM gene encoding ribosome maturation factor RimM (Essential for efficient processing of 16S rRNA) — translated: MDGFVAVGTVVRPQGVRGELKVTPYGSLDDIRFLANVRRIYLVRDERSNAYDVVSVKFLTDAAVIKVTGIDDMNAAGKLTGSTVSVGEGDFPPLPADSYHIDDLIGMTVVDEKGIVRGTVAGIIRTKAHDVLEVTGPERTVNIPFVKAIVTVDTAARRMTVRASGFFA